The segment tattatcttataatgtaacaaaaaaaacagtgCAGGATAAACGACATAATAGGGTTTTGCAAAATTGTTCAAATTATCTTAAAAACGGTTCTTATTAAAGGTTCAATCCAGCTGCAGCAACGAACACTGGCTTAACGCTTCTTAGAGACACCAACAGTCTTTCCCCTGCGACCAGTTGTCTTGGTGTGTTGACCACGGACACGGAGACCCCAGTAGTGTCTCAGCCCACGGTGGTTCCTAAACGCAAAGCCAACGCTCATTCAATTTAAAACCCATAAAAGAAGACACAATACTAACAAGTTATCTGATCGGAATCAGTATGAGAAGGTTTTACCTGATTTTCTTGAGACGTTCAAGGTCATCCCTGAGCTTCATGTCAAGGGCATTGGAGACGACTTGAGAGTACTTTCCATCCTTGTAGTCTTTCTGTCTGTTCAAGAACCAGTCTGGGATCTTGTACTGTTTTGGGTTGGCAACAATAGTCATGAGGTTGTCGATCTCAGCTGCAGACAACTCACCAGCCCTGAAATCAGAGATCATAACAGGATGTGCATCAAAACCATTAGAATACACTATGCAAGTTCTCTCTGAACATTCAACCAAAAAGGCTGCAAAACCGAAGTGTAAACGTATAATTCATATCAATGATAAGTCAAAAGCAGAAATGACCTAGAACCTACAGAAAATGATTTCAAAACACATACACTAATCAGTTCGATGCGAAATGTACTAGAAGTTTCTGAAGGATCGATAATAAGTAAGACAAGGGAGAGAGACAAAGCATATACCTCTTGTTCATGTCGACATCGGCTTTCTTGCAGACGATGTTGGCCAAACGCCTGCCAATACCCTTGATGGAGGTAAGGGCAAACATGATCTTTTGCTTCCCATCTACGTTAGTGTTGAGCACACGCAGAATGTGCTGAAACTCCTCGTTTGCAACCAGAGACTACACAATAAATACAAAACAAGGAAAAACATCAAAACTAGCCTCTCCACAGAAGATTGAATAATAGAAACATTTCAACGGCAAAACTAATACTATTACAGATCGATGGGAACTAACTGAGAAAGgggaaaaggaaaaggaaaacgTAAGACTCTAAATACCATTGTTCGATCTGGAAGAGAAGAGCTGCCTGAGGGAGAGGACTAAGTACAGAATCTGCCGCCGTTTTACAGTAGGGTTTCTTCTCTTCTGTAGGTGGTGGTTTTATATGTGACCTCCTTTGATAAACTGGACGCTCTTTCCACATACCCATTATAAGTTAGGcccaaattatttatttttaaatgggCCCAAAATCCATGAATATAGGGCTTtggtttttcatttatttttatgtatagtttcaactttcaagtaGGGTCAACAATGAAACAGAGCATGTTTCAGCTGGAAAGCTatataaacatcttttgataCTAGAAAAATAATGTGACAATTAAAACTCTAATACTGTACGTAGATATGTCACTGAGGTCAAACCGTCCATGTGTCTTTGGATCATCAGACCCAAAATATCACATGTCTAACAGATTCATAGAAAGAATTGAACCCTATGacacaaaaactcaaaatacaACCACATATTGTTGCATCACTTTAGGAGAAAGTAGAGAACCTAGCAAATATGTTGTGCTCTCAATGAAGAAAAGCATTCAGTGATTATAGTTTACATCTATCTAAACCATGTAGAGGACATGAAGCAAGTCTTCGAACTAGCTCCTATGTTATTATGACACTGAGACTTCGTTTGGCCCTAACTAGCTATTTTAGTAATAGACAACAGTTTAAATTTGTGAGCAATATGTTACAAGCTCTAATCATGCTTTGGATTTTTCTTTTAGATTAAACCCTATTGAAACCAAACTCTGAAATCCAAAATGCTGAATGTTTCCAAACTCCAACAATTATCCATACAACATGAATTCAAACTATTACATTTCTAAACATGTACAAGAAACCAAATCCCGCCAACACACTCTCAACCAGTTTGAcctaaatcaaaaaaaaaaacaagaacacaAAGCAAGTCAcctacaaagaagaagaaggcttaATAAGAGGCTGAGATGTTTTCCCCCACTCCTCGGGACTACACTTAACCTCCGTCAACAGAGCCACAACTTCCTTCATCGTGGGTCTCTCCACCGGAGACGAATTCACACAGAACATCGCAATCCCCAATGTCTGAAGCATTTCCTGAACAATCTGATCCGGTAACCCTTGCAGCTTCACGTCAAGCACAGTCAACGCCGGTTCGAAGCTTCCCATCTTCTTCTTAACCCATTCCACTATGTGAAGCCCATCTCCAATCTGCGGCTCCACTGCGCTCCGTCCACTCAAAATCTCAAGCAAAACGACGCCGTAACTGTACACGTCACTCTTCTCAGTTATGTTCATCGTGTATCCATACTCtgcataaataaatattacaccAAAAACCCCCTGAGCTTTAACAAAACTATCAAACAAACCCCATATCTTTCATAAATAGAGAGAGAAACCCATTAATACCTGGAGCGATGTATCCATAGGAGCCAGCGACCTGAGACATGGCGGTGTGATAGCTCGGCGAACTCATCACCTTCGCGAGTCCGAAATCCGCTAGAATCGCTTCGTACTTGGAATCGAGAAGGATGTTATTGCACTTGACGTCTCTGTGCAAGATCGCGGGAACGCAGTCGTGGTGGAGGTAAGCCAGACCCTGAGCGGTTCCGATCGCGATCTTGTAACGCGTTTCCCAGTCCAGGCTCCTGTTCCCTTGAAGCAGCTGGTGGAGGTTCCCGTTGGGGAAGTAGTTGTAGAGAAGCAGCTTCACCGATCTGTTCGAACAGTAGCCTAGAAGCTTCACGATGTTCCTGTGTCTTATGCTCCCGAGGATCTGTATCTCGGCCGCGAATGAATCGATCTTCGTCGCGCGTTGTTCGTTGTCGTAGTCTTCGTCTTTAGTTCTTTGTCTCCAGAGCTTCTTCACCGCTATGATCTCTCCGTTGGGCATCTCCGCTCTGTAGACGATCCCCGAACAGCCTTTCCCGATCGCGTTCTCGTCGGCTAAGGAGCTCACGATGTTGTCGACGCTGATTCCGAGTTTCTGAAACGGGATGAATGTCCACGGGTATGAGAAGTCatctcttgttgttgttgttgtacaAGACGACGTCGTTGTTTGTTTCCGGGCTTTGTTGCGTAAGACGAGAAGCCACGTGGCGAGAAGGGCGATTGTTGTTGAAGCGAGGATCACTGCGGTTAACGCTACCATCTTTGGGGATTTGTTTTTTCCTCCGCGTGACGAGCACGTGACTGTATCGCAGAGGTTGGTGTTTTGGAGGTAAGAGCTTGCGGAGATTGTTTTGAAGAAGGGTGTAGTAGCTGGGATCGGACCTGAGAAGTTGTTCGAGGAGATGTTGAGAGAAGCTAGGCTTGTTAAGGAGCCGAGGACTTTGATGTCTCCGTGAAGCATGTTGTGCGAGAGGTCGAGTGATTGCAACTGTGTGAGCGCTGAGAAGGTTTCAGGGATGTCTCCGGTGAAGGCGTTGTTGCTCAAGTCGAGGTTTATAGTCAAGGTGGTGACTTGGCCGAGTTCTTGTGGGATTTCACCTGATAAGCTGTTGGAGCTTAGATCGAGGAGCGTAAGCTTCTGTAGATTCTTGATGGATTTAGGGATTTGACCGGTGAGGAGATTGTTGTTGAGGATCAGCTTGTTTAGGTAACTCAAGTTTCCGAAACTTAGCGGTATGTTTCCGGTGAAGCTGTTTCTGCTCAGGTCAAGCTGCTCTAGATTCACAAGGTTTCCTAGCTGAGCAGGGATGTCTCCGGTGATGTAGTTGTTGTGCACATCCAAGAGCTCAAGGACAGTGATGTTGGAGATCTCGGAAGGTAGCCCACCTGAGAAATGGTTCATGTAGAGATCAAGGAACACCAGGTTCTGTAACTCGCCTATCTCTTTAGGGACCTGGCCTGAGAGCTGGTTCTCTCCGAGTCTTAGCCTCACCAGCGACTGGCATTTTGCTACGCTCTTTGGTAATCCTCCGGACAAGGAGTTTCCTAGAAGGAGAAGCTTGCTGAGCCTCTTTAAACCGAAGAGCTCTTCTGGTATTCTTCCTGTTAGCTTGTTCCTGGAGAGGTCGAGGGCGACTAGGTCCGTACAGTTGCCGAAAGAAGACGGGATAGTTCCTGAGACAAAGTTCTCCCACAAGAAAAAGCTCTGAAGAGACTTGAGGTTTCCGATTTGGGAAGGTATAGAGCCTGATAACTTGTTCTTGTCCAGCTGAAGAGCAATGAGGCTAGAGCAGTTGCTTATTTCCCAAGGAATCTGACCAGTGAACATATTATCAGACAACTGAAGCTGCTCCAACCAAAGGAGCTTCCCCAAATCTCCAGGAATCTCACCGGATAGATCGTTGGCAGAGACATCAAACACCACGAGGGAAGAAGAGTTGGAAATCTCAGGTGGGATGGTACCAGATAAAGAGTTACCCCATAGAAGCAAGCTAGTGATCTTCTGGAGCTTACCCAGCTCCTTTGGGATGGATCCGGTGAGCTTGTTCATGTGCAAATACAAGTTCCTGAGCTCTGAGCACAAACCAAGTTGAGGTGGGATAGTACCAGAGACGTCAGTGTCATACAGAGCCAAAGTTTGCAAATTTACCAAGTTCCCAAATGTGGAAGGGATTGATCCTGACAAGCCACTGGCTGCGAACCCTAGAGTTGTCAAATTTGTCAGAAGACCTAGCTGGGCAGGGATAGGGCCTCCGAGATTAGGGTTACCACCAAGCCTGAACTCCTGaagagagaccagagaacccAAGTTTGAAGGAATCGAACCGTTTAACAGATTATCCTGAAGGCAAAGAACTTGCAAAGAAAAGAGATTTGAAATCTGTGAAGGTATTGAGCCAGAGAGCTTGTTGGCATTCAAGATAAGGAACTGGAGAGAAGAGAGGCGGCCAAGCTCTGATGGGATTGGACCAGAGAGAGCGTTTGAAGAAAGGTCAAGAAGCCTGAGGTGGGTGAGTTTTCCAAAAGAAGGAGGGATTAGGCCTGAGAGGTTTGTGGAGGAGAGGTTTAGGAActgaagagaggagagagaagagaggtcTGGGATTGAAGACAGGTTAAGGAAAGTGTCGGGGATAGAGACAGAGATCACTCTGTTGTCTGCAGAGCATGTAATGCCATACCAGGAACATGGTGTTTTGTCTTGAGGGTCCCATGAAGAGAAGAgtgatgaagaaggagaggatAATGATTGTCTCTTCAAAGAGAGAAGAGCTTGGCCGTCTGATGAAAGAGAAAGAGTGGGTTGGGCCATGGAGAcccatgaaccaaaaaggaaCAAGATCAAGAAGAGAAGATTCAACTGTTTGCTGCTGAAATCGAAAAATGGCCGCTTTATGATGTGAAAATGGTTGAAAGGAAATAAACTGGTGAAATGGTTTGGTTCTTTCTCCATTGAATCTCTCTGGTAAAGGAATGATTGGAGAGTCAATTGGTTGGTTGTGGTGTAATGGAGGATGAGGAAGAAAAGCAAAGTTGTCTCTTATCTTTTTTGTTGAACCGTGAGGAGGAGACAAGAAGCATGTGTAAAGGCTTTGCTTTCTGATTGCTTAGGGTTTACACTAGACCACTGCAGAACAAGAACCCCAAGAGCAATAACTTGACACTCTCTCCCATGGAGAAACTTCTCTGTCCGGGAGGAAAAAGACTGAACTTTACCGGAGACGGTGGTGGTAGTAAGTTAGGCAGCTAGAGGTTGATGAAGGCAACGTTGGACTTTGAGTCTCACTTTTGttctctctgtctctttctTCTCGTTTGCTGTTGTCTTGGGAAGAAGACTAGTAATAAGATTAAATACTCAAAGCTTAATTATAGtactaggtgattctcccgtgctcatgcacgggaataaatatttacaaataagcactttactttgtttgtttatatgttttaagtaatcttttatttgtatatataaaaattgtattaaatatctttatgttttaagtatgatattttgtattatttcaactttttattttttatttattttgagttgTATATAGACGATTAAATTAATGATGATTTTTCTCATTAGGTTAAAATTATCGTATTGGTAGATAATTCAGTTTATCctcttatatttgtaaatatatttcataaacttttgtataatttgatttatcttattttagaaaaataaaaaagt is part of the Raphanus sativus cultivar WK10039 chromosome 5, ASM80110v3, whole genome shotgun sequence genome and harbors:
- the LOC108863598 gene encoding 40S ribosomal protein S18, whose protein sequence is MSLVANEEFQHILRVLNTNVDGKQKIMFALTSIKGIGRRLANIVCKKADVDMNKRAGELSAAEIDNLMTIVANPKQYKIPDWFLNRQKDYKDGKYSQVVSNALDMKLRDDLERLKKIRNHRGLRHYWGLRVRGQHTKTTGRRGKTVGVSKKR
- the LOC108862983 gene encoding LRR receptor-like serine/threonine-protein kinase RGI5 translates to MEKEPNHFTSLFPFNHFHIIKRPFFDFSSKQLNLLFLILFLFGSWVSMAQPTLSLSSDGQALLSLKRQSLSSPSSSLFSSWDPQDKTPCSWYGITCSADNRVISVSIPDTFLNLSSIPDLSSLSSLQFLNLSSTNLSGLIPPSFGKLTHLRLLDLSSNALSGPIPSELGRLSSLQFLILNANKLSGSIPSQISNLFSLQVLCLQDNLLNGSIPSNLGSLVSLQEFRLGGNPNLGGPIPAQLGLLTNLTTLGFAASGLSGSIPSTFGNLVNLQTLALYDTDVSGTIPPQLGLCSELRNLYLHMNKLTGSIPKELGKLQKITSLLLWGNSLSGTIPPEISNSSSLVVFDVSANDLSGEIPGDLGKLLWLEQLQLSDNMFTGQIPWEISNCSSLIALQLDKNKLSGSIPSQIGNLKSLQSFFLWENFVSGTIPSSFGNCTDLVALDLSRNKLTGRIPEELFGLKRLSKLLLLGNSLSGGLPKSVAKCQSLVRLRLGENQLSGQVPKEIGELQNLVFLDLYMNHFSGGLPSEISNITVLELLDVHNNYITGDIPAQLGNLVNLEQLDLSRNSFTGNIPLSFGNLSYLNKLILNNNLLTGQIPKSIKNLQKLTLLDLSSNSLSGEIPQELGQVTTLTINLDLSNNAFTGDIPETFSALTQLQSLDLSHNMLHGDIKVLGSLTSLASLNISSNNFSGPIPATTPFFKTISASSYLQNTNLCDTVTCSSRGGKNKSPKMVALTAVILASTTIALLATWLLVLRNKARKQTTTSSCTTTTTRDDFSYPWTFIPFQKLGISVDNIVSSLADENAIGKGCSGIVYRAEMPNGEIIAVKKLWRQRTKDEDYDNEQRATKIDSFAAEIQILGSIRHRNIVKLLGYCSNRSVKLLLYNYFPNGNLHQLLQGNRSLDWETRYKIAIGTAQGLAYLHHDCVPAILHRDVKCNNILLDSKYEAILADFGLAKVMSSPSYHTAMSQVAGSYGYIAPEYGYTMNITEKSDVYSYGVVLLEILSGRSAVEPQIGDGLHIVEWVKKKMGSFEPALTVLDVKLQGLPDQIVQEMLQTLGIAMFCVNSSPVERPTMKEVVALLTEVKCSPEEWGKTSQPLIKPSSSL